DNA sequence from the Perca flavescens isolate YP-PL-M2 chromosome 3, PFLA_1.0, whole genome shotgun sequence genome:
TCATTTATCCAtctgttggaattgttggggctttgtaaattatagaatgtggtctagacctactctatctgtaaagtgtctcgagataactgttgttatgatttgatactataaataaaattgaattgaattattattcattattattttgtcattCTGAATGGTCATGCAAAGGTACATGTCATTCATTCCAACTTTTCTATATCTAATTTTTGTCTGTAGCTGTGGCAAGGGCGCTGGCAAGGAAATGAGATTGTTGTTAAGGTGCTTAAAGTTCGTGACTGGACCACAAGGAAAAGCAGAGACTTCAATGAGGAATATCCCAAACTCAGGTTATTATGTAATCCTGAATTTTCTACAGCTTCTATGTTCTGTGCTGTTGTGGTCACTCATTTGTCTTTTTGCATTGTGTTGAACCAaactttatgtatttttttttgggggggtttgcATCTAACACAAGCCGTCTGTTTTTGTCAAATCCTCTGTGGGTTTGcctctttttgtctgtctgtctctctgtctgtctgtctgtctctctcccctgtcCCTCCCTCTTGGGCTCCATCCCAGGATATTTTCCCACCCGAATGTCCTACCCATGTTGGGAGCATGTCAGTCTCCTCCCGCCCCTCACCCCATCATCATCACACACTGGATGCCTTATGGCTCCCTCTACAACGTGCTGCATGAAGGCACCAGTGAGTACTTCTACTCCGGTCACAAAGTCCGTACTTGTCACCATTTTTGGTGGTTTGCAGGGATTTGTGATTTATTGCACTTACATATTTGTCTTTAAGTTGCCCATCACTTTTTGTACAGTAGACATTTCACTGTCATCCTGTTATGTGTTGAAAGTAAGGGTGGCTGAAACCTGTTATTATTTGTCACTCATCGTGCTGTCAGATTTTGTGGTGGACCAGACGCAGGCGGTGAAGTTTGCCCTGGATATTGCTTGTGGAATGGCCTTCTTACACACACTTGAACCCCTCATCCCTCGCCACTATCTTAACAGCAAGAGTGTCGTGGTAAGATTAAGTTGTGGTTTTAGCATAACTTTCTGGATCACAAATGTACAAACAGGATTTTAAAGGAATTGTGTTGcctaaaaaacactgaaaacagcaGAATAAGGAAGTGTTGTCGGTTACACTTTAAAGTGACATCTCAGTCTGTGTTCCTTGTTTCCACAGATAGATGAAGACATGACAGCCAGGATCAGCATGGCAGATGTCAAGTTCTCCTTCCAGTGTCCTGGCAGGATGTACTCTCCTGCATGGGTAGCCCCCGAGGGTAGGCATCACTCATACAGCATAGACCCAAAGTGACAGCTGAAGCTTGACCGTGAATGATGGATGCAGGAAACTCTAGACTGTCTCAGAACCAAATGTAATCTACAGCTGATTTCCCCTTGAGATACAGtcaagttaaaaacataaaatgattTACAAAATGTGAACATAGCCAGTGAAGATTTGCAGCAGTGATACAAACAGTAATGGCAATCCACAGAAAAGGTTTTAAGTTTACAGAACCGTGTATGGAGCATGATGCTGGTGACTGCATTACAATTCAGGAGATGTGTTGCCATAGAAACAACCTCCATACAGTCTATGTATAGTGGGTAGTGAGCCATGAAATTGAGAGCACAGAAAGGATTATTATTGATAAGGCACACATGTACAGAGTTGGTAAGGTGAATCATTTAACAGGCCTTATCTTTAGCAAGGACCTCTCTGTAACATTTAAACCCTGTAACATaacagatggagagagcaaTGAGTGTTTAACAAGTGAAGTGCATTAAATGTAGAATTCTGCATTTCAACCCGATAGTCCATGCATCTTTAAAGATCTAATGTGCAAACTTGTACTCAGCTGTGCCTGTTGTGAAGTTCAGCTCTGCATGCTCTTCACTTGTTGCTCTCTGTGATTTCCAGCCCTGCAGAAGAAGCCAGAAGATATTAACCGTCGGTCAGCAGACATGTGGAGCTTTGCTATCCTGCTGTGGGAGCTGGTGACCAGAGAAGTGCCGTATGCTGACCTCTCCAACATGGAAATAGGCATGAAGGTCAGCAGAGCTATCTTTCACTCATTAAATTACCTGCTGAGTCGCAGACACTTGCAGGCAAAACAAACCATTATAGATCGCTTTATTGCATTCAAGAATATCTTTTCTACAGTACTAATCTTCTTTCTGTTGTGGCTCTCAGGTTGCCTTGGAGGGTTTGAGGCCCACCATCCCGCCCGGCATTTCCCCCCACATTTGCAAGCTCATGAAGATATGCATGAACGAAGACCCAGCAAAGAGGCCTAAATTTGACATGATTGTGCCGATTCTGGAAAAAATGCAGGACAAGTGAAAAACCTCACCTTCCTGTACTGAACCGTTGAATTAGGGGATATCTCACCCTTAAATATCACTCTGATATGGTGGTGTGGTGCTTACCAATATTGCCTTAAACTCTTACTCTA
Encoded proteins:
- the LOC114552620 gene encoding integrin-linked protein kinase, which encodes MDDIFTQCREGNAVAVRLWLDNTENDLNQGDDHGFSPLHWACREGRSSVVDMLIMRGARINVMNRGDDTPLHLASSHGHREIVGKLIQCKADTNAANEHGNTPLHYACFWGQDQVAEDLVMNGAQVSICNKYGETPLDKGKPHLRELLREKAEKSGQNLTKIPFKDTFWKGTTRTRPRNGTLNKHAGIDYKQLSLLAKVNENQSGELWQGRWQGNEIVVKVLKVRDWTTRKSRDFNEEYPKLRIFSHPNVLPMLGACQSPPAPHPIIITHWMPYGSLYNVLHEGTNFVVDQTQAVKFALDIACGMAFLHTLEPLIPRHYLNSKSVVIDEDMTARISMADVKFSFQCPGRMYSPAWVAPEALQKKPEDINRRSADMWSFAILLWELVTREVPYADLSNMEIGMKVALEGLRPTIPPGISPHICKLMKICMNEDPAKRPKFDMIVPILEKMQDK